In a genomic window of Numenius arquata chromosome 5, bNumArq3.hap1.1, whole genome shotgun sequence:
- the LAMTOR3 gene encoding ragulator complex protein LAMTOR3: MADDLKRFLYKKLPSVEGLHAIVVSDRDGVPVIKVANDNAPEHALRPGFLSTFALATDQGSKLGLSKNKSIICYYNTYQVVQFNRLPLVVSFIASSNANTGLIVSLEKELTPLFEELRQVVEVS; encoded by the exons ATGGCCGAC GACCTGAAGAGGTTCCTGTACAAGAAGCTGCCGAG CGTTGAAGGTCTTCATGCTATTGTAGTCTCAGATAGAGATGGTGTGCCTGTTATCAAAG TTGCTAACGATAATGCTCCAGAACATGCACTGCGACCTGGCTTTCTCTCCACCTTTGCCCTTGCCACGGATCAGGGCAGTAAACTAGGACTCtctaaaaacaaaagcatcatCTGCTATTACAATACGTACCAG GTGGTGCAGTTCAATCGCTTGCCTTTGGTAGTAAGTTTCATTGCCAGCAGCAATGCCAATACAG gGCTGATTGTCAGTTTAGAGAAGGAGCTCACACCCCTCTTTGAAGAACTGAGGCAGGTTGTTGAAGTTTCTTAA